In one Chryseobacterium camelliae genomic region, the following are encoded:
- a CDS encoding DUF4274 domain-containing protein encodes MIVKPSRENFIKENFFELSFRDKKPDFEKFKTLSSAELHYLTDIYNWDDGAEVLFWVVNSNKCDKATALMIFWRACPDYYLEKAENELEVYELEVNQLLKTIIESFKSNKFKRSVFSYNPQEDFEIEEDQILNWNIPVEMTKVIKGFKPIYLGTILKFLKSR; translated from the coding sequence ATGATTGTCAAACCAAGCCGTGAAAATTTTATTAAAGAGAATTTCTTTGAATTGTCTTTTCGAGATAAAAAGCCGGATTTTGAAAAATTTAAGACATTAAGCTCTGCCGAGCTTCATTATCTTACAGATATTTATAATTGGGATGATGGTGCTGAAGTTTTATTTTGGGTTGTGAACTCTAACAAATGTGATAAAGCAACTGCTTTGATGATTTTTTGGAGAGCTTGTCCGGATTATTATCTTGAAAAAGCAGAAAATGAATTAGAAGTTTATGAATTGGAAGTTAATCAGTTATTGAAAACAATTATAGAATCTTTCAAATCCAATAAATTTAAAAGATCAGTATTTAGTTACAATCCTCAAGAAGATTTTGAAATTGAGGAAGATCAAATTTTAAATTGGAATATTCCGGTGGAGATGACAAAAGTAATAAAAGGTTTTAAGCCAATTTATTTAGGCACAATATTAAAATTCCTTAAAAGTCGATAG
- a CDS encoding nucleotidyltransferase family protein, whose product MNSKKTLLILAGGLGSRYKGLKQVDGILDNGSPILEYSIYDALQAGFSKVVIIVNKLIPQSYIERLDAVSKAKDFKLHWIYQEMNSVPLQGFDYSEREKPWGTAHAVLCAKYVIQEPFIMINADDFYGKEAYLLAADAINHHRISDSQFGMIAYPVNTTLSGHGTVARGICTLDSENELIRVDEQTSVQKLNGAIIYRENDTNIKLDPDTLVSMNFFIFHPHIFSALEAYFYDFIVSDPVPKQEFYIPNAVQRMMDEKKVKVTVKASPSRWMGVTYADDKKNIKDFLTAEIQNNRYPADLWK is encoded by the coding sequence ATGAATTCTAAGAAAACATTACTCATACTGGCAGGCGGATTAGGCAGCAGGTACAAAGGGCTCAAGCAGGTGGACGGAATACTAGATAATGGCTCGCCTATTTTGGAGTATTCTATCTATGATGCTCTACAGGCTGGTTTTTCCAAAGTGGTTATTATCGTCAATAAATTAATTCCTCAGAGTTATATTGAACGTCTCGATGCTGTTTCCAAAGCAAAAGATTTTAAGCTGCATTGGATATATCAGGAAATGAACAGTGTTCCGCTTCAGGGCTTTGATTATTCTGAGCGTGAAAAACCATGGGGAACCGCACACGCTGTTTTATGTGCCAAATACGTGATCCAGGAGCCCTTCATTATGATCAATGCGGATGACTTTTATGGAAAAGAAGCGTATCTGCTCGCTGCCGATGCCATTAATCATCACCGCATTTCCGACTCTCAATTCGGGATGATTGCTTATCCAGTAAATACTACATTGAGTGGACACGGGACAGTCGCAAGAGGAATATGCACTTTAGATTCTGAAAATGAGCTGATCCGCGTAGACGAGCAGACCTCTGTTCAGAAGCTTAATGGGGCAATTATTTATAGGGAAAACGATACGAATATAAAACTGGATCCTGACACATTGGTATCCATGAATTTTTTCATTTTCCATCCTCATATTTTCAGTGCCCTGGAAGCTTATTTCTATGATTTTATAGTATCTGATCCAGTGCCGAAACAGGAATTTTATATTCCCAACGCAGTTCAAAGAATGATGGACGAAAAGAAAGTGAAAGTAACGGTAAAAGCTTCTCCTTCCCGGTGGATGGGAGTAACCTATGCCGATGATAAAAAGAATATTAAAGATTTTCTGACGGCAGAAATTCAGAATAACAGATACCCTGCAGATTTATGGAAATAA
- the rlmN gene encoding 23S rRNA (adenine(2503)-C(2))-methyltransferase RlmN: MKDIRTLSLDQLKDYFVSLGEKPFRAKQVYDWLWSKNLHSIDEMTNLSKQLRDKISEEYTINPVSVDLLQKSSDGTIKNGVKLHDGLMVESVLIPTETRTTACVSSQVGCSLNCEFCATARLKRMRNLEVAEIVDQVALIDSQSKMYFDRPLTNIVFMGMGEPMMNYKNVVEAIRKITQPEGLGMSPRRITVSTSGIPKMIKMLADDELRVKLALSLHSAIESKRNEIMPFSDKFPLMDIMEALQYWYKKTGSVITFEYCVWKGINDGDEDIKALIKYCKQVPSKVNLIQYNPIGDGKYDQCNKQAEENYVRQLENAGITVMIRKSRGGDIDAACGQLANKTTD, encoded by the coding sequence ATGAAAGATATCAGAACTTTATCATTAGACCAGCTTAAAGACTATTTTGTGTCTTTGGGAGAAAAACCGTTTCGTGCGAAGCAGGTATATGACTGGTTGTGGAGTAAAAATCTCCATTCGATTGATGAGATGACGAATCTTTCGAAACAGCTTCGGGACAAAATCTCCGAAGAATATACCATCAATCCGGTTTCAGTGGATTTGCTTCAAAAAAGCTCTGACGGAACGATTAAAAATGGAGTAAAACTTCATGACGGCTTAATGGTAGAATCCGTTTTAATTCCTACGGAAACCAGAACTACCGCTTGTGTTTCATCACAGGTTGGATGTTCATTAAACTGCGAATTTTGCGCAACAGCGAGACTGAAAAGAATGAGAAATCTTGAGGTTGCCGAGATCGTAGATCAGGTTGCTCTTATTGACAGCCAGAGTAAAATGTATTTCGACAGACCGCTTACCAACATTGTTTTTATGGGAATGGGTGAGCCGATGATGAATTACAAAAATGTGGTTGAAGCCATCAGAAAAATTACCCAGCCGGAAGGTTTGGGAATGTCTCCAAGAAGAATCACCGTTTCTACATCAGGTATTCCGAAGATGATTAAAATGCTGGCTGATGACGAATTGCGTGTGAAGTTGGCATTGTCCCTTCATTCTGCCATAGAATCCAAACGGAATGAAATTATGCCTTTCTCCGATAAATTTCCTTTAATGGATATTATGGAAGCACTTCAATACTGGTATAAAAAAACAGGTTCTGTTATTACTTTCGAATATTGTGTCTGGAAAGGGATTAATGATGGCGACGAAGATATCAAAGCATTAATTAAATACTGTAAACAGGTTCCTTCTAAGGTAAACCTTATTCAATATAATCCGATTGGTGACGGTAAATACGATCAGTGCAACAAACAGGCGGAAGAAAACTATGTTCGTCAATTGGAAAATGCCGGAATTACAGTTATGATCCGTAAAAGTCGTGGAGGAGATATTGATGCAGCTTGCGGACAGCTTGCCAATAAAACGACAGATTAA
- a CDS encoding AIM24 family protein: MSKYSIESFVNETKENPQERDYFELEKPALLEINLNNQSVWTKTGSMVGYVGNINFERQGMLSGGIGNFLKKAISREGSKLMKAEGTGKLYVADGGKKVRILYLNNEAVCVNGNDVLAHEQSIKSDITMLKSIAGVMSGGLFQVKLSGTGHIAITTHGEPLTLMVTPDAPVFTDPNATVAWSGNLSPELKTNVSFKSLIGRGSGEEFQMKFSGQGWVLIQPYEEVYYMEK, translated from the coding sequence ATGAGCAAATATTCAATTGAATCTTTCGTAAACGAAACAAAAGAAAATCCACAGGAAAGAGATTATTTTGAACTGGAAAAACCGGCACTTTTAGAAATCAACCTGAATAACCAATCTGTCTGGACAAAGACAGGAAGTATGGTCGGTTATGTTGGGAATATCAATTTTGAAAGACAAGGAATGCTTTCCGGAGGAATCGGGAATTTCTTGAAAAAAGCCATTAGCAGAGAAGGTTCCAAGCTGATGAAAGCTGAAGGAACCGGAAAATTATACGTTGCAGATGGAGGAAAAAAAGTCCGTATTCTTTATCTTAACAACGAAGCGGTCTGTGTAAACGGAAACGATGTTTTGGCACACGAACAGAGCATAAAAAGCGACATTACGATGTTAAAAAGTATCGCCGGTGTAATGTCTGGCGGACTTTTCCAGGTGAAACTTTCCGGCACAGGACACATTGCGATAACTACCCATGGTGAACCTTTGACATTGATGGTAACTCCGGATGCTCCGGTGTTTACAGATCCCAATGCAACAGTGGCATGGTCCGGCAATTTAAGTCCAGAACTAAAGACCAATGTTTCTTTCAAAAGCTTAATCGGAAGAGGAAGTGGCGAAGAATTTCAAATGAAGTTCTCAGGACAAGGATGGGTCTTGATACAGCCTTACGAAGAGGTATATTACATGGAGAAATAG
- a CDS encoding sterol desaturase family protein → MSTWYYWVLCFMATDLAYYFHHLVDHKSRAFWAVHITHHNSEYFNLTTGFRSPAFQPLYRYLFFSPLAFYNESYFVEKVNFAP, encoded by the coding sequence ATGAGTACATGGTATTATTGGGTGCTGTGTTTTATGGCGACAGATCTGGCGTATTATTTCCATCATTTGGTCGATCACAAATCCAGAGCTTTTTGGGCGGTGCATATTACGCATCATAATTCTGAATATTTTAATCTGACAACCGGTTTCCGAAGCCCTGCTTTCCAGCCTTTGTATCGTTATTTGTTTTTCTCGCCTTTAGCTTTTTATAATGAATCTTATTTTGTAGAAAAAGTTAATTTTGCTCCATGA
- a CDS encoding alpha-ketoacid dehydrogenase subunit alpha/beta → MQTTYIETQQISFQDFKNQILEDYKLGRISREMSYLGRREVLTGKAKFGIFGDGKELPQLAMAKVFKNGDFRSGYYRDQTFALAVDALTVESFFAQLYADTSVEREPASAGRQMNGHFATRSLNEDGSWKDLTAQKNISSDISPTAGQMPRLLGLAQASKIYKSVKFDGSEKFTKDGNEIAFGTIGDASTAEGHFWETLNAACALQVPMVVSIWDDGYGISVPTKNQRAKADIAEMLSGFQRKDGEAQGCEIIQVKAWDYAALLDAYARAEQFARMESVPVVVHVIEVTQPQGHSTSGSHERYKNEERLAWESQFDGLVKFKEWILNYSIEIDGKEEVLATAEELDAIDEEAKKTVKAGQKQAWESYQKTITDLIHSVLPLVENLKGQNAEIENYISQFNKLVSKAKKDVFHLVRRSLLATRGTNSVERNQLMQKYNEIFEVEKDNYSSHLYSQSQWKAENVQEIKPIYSDASEDVDGRVVVRNNFDKIFEKYPETLVFGEDAGNIGDVNQGLEGMQEKYGDVRVADTGIREATILGQGIGMAMRGLRPIAEIQYLDYILYCLQGMSDDLATVQYRTKGGQKSPVIIRTRGHRLEGVWHSGSPMAGILNLSKGILVLVPRNLTKAAGFYNTMLQSDDPAVIVECLNGYRLKEKQPDNLGEFTVPVGKIEVTKEGADVTLVTYGSTWRIVMEAAEELEKLGISAEVIDVQSLIPFDLTNEIAESVKKTNRLVVIDEDVEGGTSAFILQQILEKQKAFRFLDSDPLTIAANDHRPAYASDGDYFSKPSADDMVEKIYAMFNEINPQKYPAIF, encoded by the coding sequence ATGCAGACAACCTATATTGAAACACAGCAAATTTCCTTTCAAGATTTTAAAAATCAGATACTTGAAGATTACAAGTTAGGGAGAATTTCTCGTGAAATGTCCTATTTGGGAAGAAGAGAAGTTCTTACAGGAAAAGCTAAATTTGGTATTTTTGGGGATGGTAAGGAGCTTCCTCAGCTTGCAATGGCGAAAGTTTTCAAAAATGGAGACTTCCGTTCAGGATATTATAGAGATCAGACTTTTGCATTGGCTGTAGATGCACTGACAGTGGAGAGCTTCTTTGCGCAGTTGTATGCAGATACAAGTGTTGAAAGAGAGCCTGCATCGGCTGGAAGACAAATGAACGGGCACTTTGCTACCAGAAGTTTGAATGAAGACGGAAGCTGGAAAGATTTAACAGCTCAGAAAAATATTTCTTCGGATATTTCTCCTACAGCAGGACAAATGCCAAGATTATTAGGATTGGCTCAGGCTTCAAAAATATATAAATCAGTAAAATTCGACGGTTCTGAAAAATTCACAAAAGACGGTAACGAAATCGCTTTTGGAACAATCGGGGATGCTTCTACAGCAGAAGGTCATTTCTGGGAGACTTTGAATGCGGCTTGTGCACTTCAGGTTCCGATGGTTGTTTCAATCTGGGATGATGGCTACGGAATTTCAGTTCCTACAAAAAATCAGAGAGCAAAAGCAGATATCGCAGAAATGTTGAGCGGTTTCCAAAGAAAAGACGGAGAAGCTCAGGGTTGCGAAATTATTCAGGTAAAAGCATGGGATTATGCGGCATTATTGGATGCTTATGCAAGAGCAGAACAATTTGCAAGAATGGAATCTGTACCGGTTGTGGTTCACGTCATTGAAGTGACGCAGCCTCAAGGTCACTCGACTTCAGGATCTCACGAAAGATATAAAAATGAAGAGCGTTTGGCTTGGGAATCTCAGTTTGATGGTTTAGTGAAATTCAAAGAATGGATTTTAAACTATTCCATCGAAATTGATGGTAAAGAAGAGGTTTTAGCGACTGCTGAAGAATTAGATGCAATTGATGAAGAAGCTAAAAAGACTGTAAAAGCAGGACAAAAACAAGCTTGGGAAAGCTATCAGAAAACAATCACGGATTTAATCCATTCAGTGTTGCCTTTAGTTGAAAATCTGAAAGGACAAAATGCTGAAATTGAAAACTATATCAGTCAATTCAATAAATTAGTTTCAAAAGCTAAGAAAGATGTGTTCCATTTGGTAAGAAGATCTTTATTGGCAACAAGAGGAACAAATTCTGTGGAAAGAAACCAACTGATGCAGAAATACAACGAGATCTTTGAGGTTGAGAAAGACAATTATTCTTCTCATTTATACTCTCAGTCTCAGTGGAAAGCTGAAAACGTTCAAGAAATCAAGCCAATTTATTCTGATGCTTCTGAAGATGTAGACGGAAGAGTAGTGGTAAGAAATAACTTCGATAAAATTTTCGAAAAATATCCTGAAACGTTAGTATTTGGTGAAGATGCCGGAAATATCGGTGACGTAAACCAGGGACTTGAAGGAATGCAGGAAAAATATGGTGATGTTCGTGTTGCCGATACGGGAATCCGTGAAGCTACAATCCTTGGACAAGGTATCGGTATGGCAATGAGAGGATTGAGACCGATTGCTGAAATCCAGTATTTAGATTATATCTTATATTGTTTACAAGGAATGAGCGATGATTTGGCTACGGTTCAATACAGAACAAAAGGAGGTCAGAAATCGCCGGTAATCATCAGAACAAGAGGTCACAGATTAGAAGGAGTTTGGCATTCAGGTTCTCCAATGGCGGGAATTCTGAACCTTTCTAAAGGAATTTTGGTATTGGTTCCAAGAAACCTGACAAAAGCTGCCGGATTCTACAATACAATGCTTCAAAGTGACGATCCTGCCGTGATTGTTGAGTGTCTGAACGGATACAGATTAAAAGAAAAACAGCCTGATAACTTAGGTGAATTCACGGTTCCAGTCGGAAAAATTGAAGTAACAAAAGAGGGAGCGGATGTTACTTTGGTAACTTACGGTTCTACATGGAGAATTGTAATGGAAGCTGCGGAAGAATTAGAAAAACTAGGAATTTCTGCAGAAGTTATTGATGTTCAGTCTTTAATTCCTTTCGATTTAACAAACGAGATTGCTGAATCTGTAAAGAAAACAAACAGATTGGTTGTAATTGATGAAGATGTAGAAGGTGGAACTTCAGCGTTTATTTTGCAACAGATTTTAGAAAAGCAAAAGGCATTCAGATTCCTGGATTCTGATCCGCTAACAATCGCTGCGAATGATCACAGACCTGCGTATGCAAGTGACGGGGATTATTTCTCTAAACCATCTGCAGACGATATGGTTGAGAAAATCTATGCGATGTTTAATGAAATAAATCCTCAGAAATATCCTGCGATATTTTAA
- a CDS encoding four helix bundle protein codes for MKENDLLTRTFTFGVNCLKFLRSLPNDPESKLIRFQLGKSATSIGANYEESQAGSSKADFKNKVKIALREARESNFWLRILEKLEGYDSEEFKALLNESTELKNILAAIVNNTKL; via the coding sequence ATGAAAGAAAATGATCTACTTACAAGAACTTTTACATTTGGAGTGAATTGTCTTAAGTTTTTAAGGTCACTTCCAAATGATCCTGAAAGTAAATTAATAAGATTTCAACTTGGAAAATCAGCGACTTCAATAGGAGCTAATTATGAAGAATCACAAGCCGGATCTTCTAAAGCAGATTTTAAAAATAAAGTGAAAATTGCTTTAAGAGAAGCCAGAGAAAGTAATTTTTGGCTTCGGATTTTGGAAAAATTAGAAGGGTATGATTCTGAAGAATTCAAAGCTTTATTAAATGAAAGTACTGAATTAAAGAATATTTTAGCTGCAATAGTTAATAATACCAAACTTTAA
- a CDS encoding winged helix-turn-helix transcriptional regulator, with amino-acid sequence MKKNELMAYSCPLGKAMSALGSKWKPIIVLVIKDRKLRFGELAVRINVISRKVLTDQLREMEADGLVIREEFKEIPPRVEYSLTEKGLALLPILYQLEEWETKYHVYDPEKEKDCKTLLEGKKIKKAVV; translated from the coding sequence ATGAAGAAAAATGAATTAATGGCTTACAGTTGCCCTTTAGGAAAAGCCATGTCTGCCTTGGGAAGCAAATGGAAACCGATCATTGTATTGGTGATTAAAGACCGAAAATTACGTTTTGGAGAGCTTGCGGTACGAATTAATGTAATTTCCAGAAAGGTACTCACCGACCAATTGCGTGAAATGGAAGCCGACGGATTGGTCATTCGTGAAGAGTTTAAAGAGATTCCTCCAAGAGTTGAATATTCATTGACAGAAAAAGGATTGGCACTGTTGCCGATTTTGTACCAATTGGAAGAATGGGAAACCAAATATCACGTGTATGATCCGGAGAAAGAGAAAGATTGTAAAACTCTTTTAGAAGGAAAGAAAATAAAAAAGGCTGTTGTTTGA
- the queA gene encoding tRNA preQ1(34) S-adenosylmethionine ribosyltransferase-isomerase QueA yields the protein MKTSDFNFDLPAELLAEHPSEHRDEARLMVLDRKTETIQHKLFKDVVDYFDEGDLFIFNNTKVFPARLYGNKEKTGAKIEVFLLRELDKETRVWDVLVDPARKIRIGNKLFFTEDESLVAEVIDNTTSRGRTLRFLFDGSYEEFRTKLKELGETPLPKYIKRDVEPEDAERYQTIYAKVEGAVAAPTAGLHFSKHLMKRLEIKGIDFAEVTLHVGLGTFNPIEVEDLSKHKMESEEIFIDEKNAQIINNAVEANRRVCAVGTTTMRTLETSVSSNKKISAFHGWTNKFIYPPHDFGVANCMITNFHTPKSTLIMMIAAFAGRDFVMHAYEEAVKEKYKFYSYGDAMLIL from the coding sequence ATGAAAACATCAGATTTTAATTTTGATCTTCCTGCGGAATTATTGGCAGAACATCCATCAGAGCACAGAGACGAAGCCAGATTAATGGTTTTGGACAGAAAAACTGAAACAATTCAGCACAAATTGTTCAAAGATGTTGTGGATTACTTTGACGAAGGAGATCTTTTTATCTTTAATAATACTAAAGTTTTCCCGGCTCGTTTATATGGAAACAAAGAAAAAACAGGAGCGAAAATCGAAGTTTTCTTGTTAAGAGAGCTTGATAAAGAAACCCGTGTTTGGGATGTTTTGGTAGACCCTGCAAGAAAAATAAGAATCGGTAACAAGTTATTCTTCACTGAAGATGAATCTTTGGTAGCGGAAGTTATTGATAATACAACTTCAAGAGGAAGAACATTAAGATTCTTATTCGATGGTTCTTATGAAGAGTTCAGAACTAAACTGAAGGAATTAGGAGAAACTCCGCTTCCGAAATATATCAAAAGAGACGTTGAGCCTGAAGATGCCGAAAGATATCAAACGATTTATGCAAAAGTAGAAGGAGCGGTGGCTGCACCTACTGCAGGTCTTCACTTCTCAAAACATTTGATGAAGAGATTGGAGATCAAAGGAATCGACTTTGCTGAAGTTACGCTTCACGTTGGTTTAGGAACATTCAACCCGATTGAGGTAGAAGATCTTTCCAAGCACAAAATGGAGTCTGAAGAAATCTTCATCGATGAGAAAAATGCTCAGATCATTAATAATGCTGTTGAAGCAAACAGAAGAGTTTGTGCGGTTGGAACTACAACAATGAGAACGCTTGAAACTTCAGTTTCTTCAAACAAGAAAATTTCTGCATTCCACGGTTGGACGAATAAATTCATTTACCCGCCACACGATTTCGGAGTAGCAAACTGTATGATCACGAACTTCCACACGCCAAAATCTACATTAATTATGATGATTGCAGCATTTGCAGGAAGAGATTTCGTAATGCACGCCTACGAAGAAGCCGTAAAAGAGAAGTACAAATTCTACTCTTACGGAGATGCAATGTTAATTTTATAA
- a CDS encoding Gfo/Idh/MocA family protein, whose product MDNSTSRRNFIKTAALASFGALVLPNSLFAYSNDFKKDKKVRVGFIGVGLRGQEHVKLLAKRNDVEIVAFADPDKRMLAASQKILKDNNKPAAREFSNGEYDYRNLLNLKTIDAVVIATPWEWHLPQGVEAMRAKKIVGMEVSGAVKLQDCWEFVKVYEETKVPIFMMENVCYRRDVMAILNMVRKGMFGELVHGRGGYQHDLRGVLFNDGVTPYNSGVEFGEKGFSEAKWRTEHYVKRNGELYPTHGLGPVAMMMDINRGNRLTRLSSFSSKSVGLHKYIKEHAKGGENHPNARVKFNQGDIVTTQIACENGETILLTHDTSLQRPYDLGFRVQGTEGLWQDFGWGEFNQGHIYFEKTMNHTHRWDNTEKWMKEYDHPMWKKFESSASGAGHGGMDFFVMNTFIECIKRNIEFPMDVYDLALWYSITPLSEESIAKGGQAVEIPDFTSGKWKTRKPVFGMTDEF is encoded by the coding sequence ATGGACAACAGCACTTCCCGCAGGAATTTTATCAAAACGGCAGCTTTGGCAAGTTTTGGCGCATTGGTTTTGCCCAATTCCTTATTTGCCTATTCAAATGATTTTAAAAAAGATAAGAAAGTCCGTGTGGGCTTTATTGGTGTAGGACTTCGTGGCCAGGAACATGTAAAGCTATTGGCTAAACGTAATGATGTAGAGATTGTAGCATTTGCAGACCCGGATAAAAGAATGCTTGCTGCTTCTCAAAAAATACTGAAAGACAACAATAAACCGGCAGCCCGGGAGTTCTCCAACGGTGAATATGATTACCGGAATCTTTTAAATCTAAAAACAATAGATGCCGTTGTTATTGCCACTCCGTGGGAATGGCATCTTCCGCAGGGTGTAGAAGCCATGCGTGCTAAAAAAATTGTGGGAATGGAAGTTTCCGGGGCGGTAAAGCTTCAGGATTGCTGGGAATTTGTGAAGGTATATGAGGAAACGAAGGTCCCTATTTTCATGATGGAAAATGTATGCTACCGAAGAGATGTAATGGCTATCCTGAATATGGTCCGTAAAGGGATGTTCGGAGAACTAGTGCATGGAAGGGGCGGTTATCAGCATGATTTAAGAGGAGTCCTTTTCAATGACGGGGTTACACCTTACAATTCAGGGGTGGAATTTGGCGAAAAAGGCTTTAGTGAGGCCAAGTGGAGAACGGAGCATTATGTAAAACGTAATGGAGAGCTCTATCCTACCCACGGATTGGGTCCGGTCGCCATGATGATGGATATCAACCGTGGAAACCGTTTAACAAGGCTTTCTTCCTTCTCATCCAAATCAGTAGGATTGCATAAATATATTAAGGAGCATGCAAAAGGTGGGGAAAATCACCCGAATGCCAGAGTAAAATTCAACCAGGGAGATATTGTGACCACACAAATTGCCTGTGAAAACGGGGAAACCATTCTTTTAACCCATGATACCAGCCTACAGAGACCTTACGATCTCGGATTCCGTGTGCAGGGAACGGAGGGATTGTGGCAGGACTTCGGTTGGGGTGAATTCAATCAGGGGCATATTTATTTTGAAAAAACAATGAACCACACGCACCGTTGGGATAATACTGAAAAGTGGATGAAAGAATACGACCACCCGATGTGGAAGAAGTTCGAAAGCTCTGCTTCAGGAGCAGGACATGGCGGAATGGACTTTTTTGTGATGAATACTTTTATTGAATGTATCAAGCGTAATATAGAATTCCCTATGGATGTTTATGATCTGGCATTATGGTATTCCATTACGCCATTGAGTGAAGAGTCTATTGCCAAAGGAGGTCAGGCCGTTGAAATTCCTGATTTCACCAGTGGTAAATGGAAAACGCGTAAACCTGTATTCGGAATGACTGATGAATTCTAA
- a CDS encoding polyprenyl synthetase family protein: MANIVEEIKQPINEEMKLFEQKFYESMQSKVPLLDKVTRFIVTTKGKQMRPMFVFLCAKLIGNVNEKTYRGASMIELIHTATLVHDDVVDESFKRRNFFSINALWKNKIAVLVGDFLLSKAVLLSTDHKDYDLLAVISRTIREMSEGELLQLEKARKLDITEDVYYEIIRQKTATLIAACCEIGVLSNNADEVLAKKMMDFGTYTGMAFQIKDDLFDYLSSNVIGKPVGIDIKEQKMTLPLIHTLKTANEKDKKYYFDTIKRYNNDQKRVKELINFVKTSGGLDYAISVMKDFQQKAKDILNEFPDSEPKKALHLMLDYVIERKF; encoded by the coding sequence GTGGCAAACATCGTAGAAGAAATCAAGCAACCGATCAATGAGGAAATGAAACTTTTTGAACAGAAGTTTTATGAATCAATGCAGAGCAAAGTACCTTTACTGGATAAAGTCACTCGTTTTATCGTTACAACAAAAGGGAAGCAGATGCGTCCTATGTTTGTATTCTTGTGTGCGAAACTCATTGGAAATGTCAATGAGAAAACCTATCGTGGGGCTTCTATGATCGAGCTGATCCACACGGCGACTCTGGTTCATGATGATGTGGTGGATGAAAGCTTTAAACGCCGTAATTTCTTTTCGATCAATGCGTTGTGGAAGAATAAAATTGCGGTCCTGGTTGGAGACTTTTTGTTATCAAAGGCTGTATTACTTTCTACAGACCATAAAGATTACGATTTACTTGCCGTGATTTCCAGAACGATCCGTGAGATGTCTGAAGGAGAGCTTCTTCAATTGGAAAAAGCAAGAAAACTGGATATTACGGAAGATGTTTATTATGAAATTATCCGTCAGAAAACTGCTACCTTAATTGCTGCCTGCTGTGAAATCGGAGTGCTGTCTAATAATGCCGATGAAGTTTTGGCAAAAAAAATGATGGATTTCGGAACATACACCGGAATGGCTTTCCAAATTAAAGATGATCTTTTTGATTATTTAAGTTCAAATGTGATAGGAAAACCTGTCGGAATTGATATTAAGGAACAAAAAATGACGCTTCCTTTAATTCATACCTTAAAAACGGCCAACGAAAAAGATAAAAAATACTATTTTGATACCATAAAACGTTATAATAACGATCAAAAACGTGTTAAAGAGTTGATAAATTTCGTGAAAACCTCAGGTGGACTTGATTATGCTATTTCTGTGATGAAAGATTTTCAGCAGAAAGCAAAAGATATTCTTAACGAATTCCCTGATTCTGAGCCTAAAAAAGCACTGCACCTTATGCTTGACTATGTAATTGAGAGAAAATTTTAA